From Pseudomonadota bacterium, a single genomic window includes:
- a CDS encoding cobalamin-dependent protein (Presence of a B(12) (cobalamin)-binding domain implies dependence on cobalamin itself, in one of its several forms, or in some unusual lineages, dependence on a cobalamin-like analog.), whose amino-acid sequence MSNKAEMLVKMKEAVMDLDDDLLFELIDEGLKMDISPLDMIIEGMNPGLNIIGEGFDTGKRFMSDLIIAGDMLNDATDKLRPLIEAGGEPMGETMIIGTVEGDVHFIGKRIVGAVFTANGYNVVDIGENKSAKDFAEAAKKHNATVVGASAILSPVKAYCGNVNKALIDVGVRDNLIYIVGGWAFTDEQAEEYGADAAAISAIEAIRKVKMLKSGEVPMLKNR is encoded by the coding sequence ATGTCAAATAAAGCAGAAATGTTGGTAAAGATGAAAGAAGCCGTCATGGATCTTGATGACGACTTATTGTTTGAGTTGATTGACGAAGGGCTTAAAATGGATATTAGCCCACTTGATATGATCATAGAAGGTATGAATCCCGGTTTAAACATCATAGGCGAGGGATTTGATACAGGCAAGCGGTTCATGAGCGACCTTATAATTGCTGGTGACATGTTAAATGATGCTACCGACAAACTGCGTCCTTTGATTGAGGCAGGCGGCGAGCCCATGGGAGAGACGATGATAATCGGAACGGTTGAAGGAGATGTGCATTTTATCGGAAAGCGCATAGTTGGAGCCGTATTTACCGCTAATGGATATAATGTAGTTGATATTGGTGAGAACAAATCTGCCAAGGACTTTGCGGAAGCCGCAAAAAAACATAATGCAACTGTAGTAGGCGCTTCAGCTATTTTATCTCCTGTGAAAGCTTATTGTGGGAATGTAAATAAAGCACTTATTGATGTAGGTGTTCGGGATAATTTGATTTACATTGTTGGGGGCTGGGCTTTTACAGATGAGCAGGCTGAAGAGTATGGGGCTGATGCTGCAGCTATCAGCGCTATTGAAGCTATTCGCAAGGTTAAGATGTTAAAATCGGGTGAAGTACCCATGCTGAAGAACAGGTAG
- a CDS encoding glycine cleavage system protein H, whose amino-acid sequence MENLWGYELVFPEDVLYSLELLWVKEENGKIRAGLSDIIVRSAKKLVTIKMTCDAGVSVNKGDSIGTVETSKAVREIITPVSGTVTAVNPEISAGDPALIMKDPYGKGWLVEIEKTGDTDAQLKELMKGDENETKEWLEEQAEDIVPMA is encoded by the coding sequence ATGGAAAACCTATGGGGTTATGAACTAGTATTTCCGGAAGATGTTTTATATTCACTTGAATTGCTTTGGGTAAAGGAAGAGAATGGAAAGATACGCGCCGGTTTAAGCGATATAATCGTAAGATCGGCAAAGAAACTGGTAACCATAAAAATGACATGCGATGCAGGAGTTTCTGTAAATAAAGGCGATTCGATCGGAACAGTTGAGACAAGTAAAGCCGTTCGTGAAATTATTACCCCTGTTTCAGGTACGGTTACTGCCGTCAATCCGGAAATATCCGCTGGAGATCCGGCGTTGATAATGAAAGATCCTTATGGAAAAGGCTGGCTTGTGGAGATAGAGAAAACAGGCGATACCGATGCACAGCTTAAAGAGCTGATGAAAGGCGATGAGAATGAAACAAAGGAATGGTTAGAGGAACAAGCGGAAGATATTGTTCCAATGGCATAG